The DNA segment CAAGAAGACATACCTTCGGTCGGCTTGATTGTTCAGCATGCAACTATTATTAAAGAAAAATCGATATTACGGCAATTGATTAATTCTGCTGCAACAATTATCACTAATTGCTATACCCAAGATCAAAATTCAATTGATGCTGTTCTTGATGATGCAGAAAAAATTATTTTTAATATTTCCAATAAACGATCTAGTAATAGCTTTATACAACTCGATATTTGGCTAAAAAAAACATTTCAACATCTTTCTGATATTAAAAGCCATACAAAAGGAATCACAGGAATTCCATCAGGTTTTTTACATCTTGACCAAATGACATCTGGCTTTCAGAATAGTGATTTTATTGTGCTTGCAGCCCGGCCATCAATGGGAAAAACAGCATTAGCTATGAGTATGGCGCTTACGGCAGCTCGCAATGGTTTTAAAACAGGAGTTTTTTCACTTGAAATGTCGGCTGAACAACTTACCTTACGTATTTTGTCGGCTGAGTCAGGTATTGGGCATCATAATATCAGAAATGCAACTATTACATCAGATGAATGGATCGATTTAACTAATGTTGCAGCACAGTTAGCAGAAATGAAAATATTTATCGATGATACTGCTATGCTTACTATTATGGATTTACGAGCAAAAGCACGTAAATTAAAGGCCGAAGGATTAGATATTTTAATAGTTGATTATTTACAATTATTACATTCTAGTAAAAAACATGAAAATCGTCATCAAGAAGTTTCTGATATTTCGCGATCATTAAAAGCATTAGCTAAGGAGCTCAACATTCCAATAATTGCATTATCACAATTATCACGAGCTGTTGATAGTCGTATGGATAAGCGTCCAATGCTTTCAGATTTACGCGAATCAGGAGCTATTGAACAAGATGCGGATTTAATTATGTTTTTATATCGCGATGTTGTATATAACCAAGAAACGGAAAATCCTGCATCAGCAGAGTTAATTATAGGAAAACAACGTAACGGACCAACAGGAACAGTACATATGAATTTCATCAGAGAAATAACTAAATTTGAGGATAGTACTGATTTCTAATAAGTAAAAGTTTTTTGATTTTTTTTCAATGCTATACACTATACAATCTGCAATGTTATGGGAAGGGGCGATGATGAAAAGTAGATTTTTTTCTAAAAAAGATGAAGTCATTTTGAGTGCTTTTACTGCGTTAGTTATTGGAGGGTTATTGTATCAAGGATTCACTGCTTTATTTACTGGTAGAGAGCATGCAATGTTTCAAAAAAATTCTATAGTTATATCTAAAAAATAACATTTTTAATAATAAAAATTTTCCTAATTTAGTTGATGCTTCTTTAATGGTAGATTTATAGTATAAAAAAGGGAAAAAGTGGTAATTCTTGGCATTGATCCAGGCTTTAGATATGCAGGATTTGGTATTTTAAAGAAAGAAGGACGACAAGCCCTTCTTCTTGATTATGGTCATCTTACCATGTCATCATCTGATAGCCTTGTTGAAAGAGTTGGTATTTTTCATCAATTTTTTGATGAAAAAGTTAAGACATGGGGCGTTACAGTAATTGCACTTGAAACTCCATTTTTAGGTAAAAACGCTCAAAACTTTCTTAAACTTGGTTATTTGCGTGGCATACTGTATCTTCTGGCTCATCAACACAAAACAACACTACAAGAATTTGCACCATGTGAAGTAAAGCAATCGGTTACTGGTTTTGGTGGTGCAACAAAAGATCAGGTTGCGCGTGTCGTTTTACAATTATTTCCTGGAATGGAAGTGCCTAAAAAAGAAGATGTCACTGATGCATTGGCTGTAACGTTGTGTGGTTTATGGTCAAGCAATTAAAAGAATTTATTTTAAAAAATTAAAAATATATTATTTAATATATATTAATTGTTAATGTATGCATATTGCATTATGCTAATTAACAGTATTTCTATAATTATATTAGATTTAAAAGGTGTATGATATGCTACGGTACAATTTTTTTATTCTTCTTTCTATAACAAATGTTTCTTTAATGGGAATGTGTGATTTGTCAGTAATACCTCTTCAACATAAAAAATTAATTACTGGAGATAATAGATATAATAAATTAGGAATTGAATTTGGTTGCTTACCGCTTAGTAATGCATTAAATAATTACAACAATGATCATGATAAATTTGATGCTAACATTAAAAAGTGGTCTCACGTAGTACGTAATTACATAGAAGAGCAAAAGCGTTATTTTTTTGTTAATATAATGCTTTACTCTCAAAGAAATACTAAAGGACTTGAGGTTCTTTACAATCATTATCAGATAAATTCTGACAATAAGCCGATCGCAACCGATCAAGAAGAAACTGTGGGACTTTATCAACTTACTCCTCATGGAGTTATTAATACAAAATTATCACTGGAAGATTATCAAAAAGCTATGGAAATTCCTGAAGATATAAGAGATATAATTTTTGCTAAGGATGGTTGTTCTCCATTAGTTTTAGTTGAAAAGAAAAATGTTGGATCCAACCTAAATAATGATCTGATAAAACGTTACCCAATTTTAAAAACACATGATGTAAGATCTCTTATTTTAAAAAACAATAATGAAACACCGTGGTTATATAATATTAGATCTTTTATAACAAAATGGGTTAGTGTTGTTTCGATAATGATTTTATTGTTAAAATTTCTTATATGCGAAAAAATAATTACAAATAATACTCTTATTTGATTTCATATTTTTTAATGCATTAATCGAGCTAACCCTTTTTGTTTACTGCGATTAAAACAATAAATAAAAAATATAACCGCACTTATTGCATAACAGATGCTCAATACATATCCCTTAATTAAATAGATGGTTGGATCTTGTTGATATATCACATATTTCCGCATACCTTGAAATATATAGCTCATAGGTAAATAATTGCTTATAATTTGGCCCCAAAAAGGTAATATTTCAATTGGATAGTATGCTCCACTAAATGGTAATAATAACCATGCAAGAGCAAATCCAAGTTCTGCTGCACGTCTACCTAATGTCGCCACAATACTTAGACACGTAAATCCAATCCAAATACTGGAAAAAAAGAGTGGCGGTAGGAATATGAGAAATGTTGATACTATATACCATATTGATATATTGTATAAGAGTGATACAATCAACATACAAATGAGACTCATGATGAACATCATTATTGCATTAAAAAGCACTATACCACACATCCATTCGCCTATTCGCAGCGGTAATGAAAACAAATTAACTATATTGTTTGCCCATAATTCTTCGCAAAATGTTAAACATATAATATTACAACCTCGACCAACTACTTGCCATAAAAGAATACCAAGTAATGCAACCGATTCGTAATTATGGAATTCTACAGCTTGAGACTGCGCAATCCATGATCCCAGAAATCCCCATGTTACGATATCAAGCAAAGGCCAATACAGTGTACCTAAGACAAAATTAAGGTCATGTCTCAGCATAAGCATATAACGCAATACTACTGCCCAAATTGATGTGCATGAAAACATAAAAGTCCTTCTTATTTTGCAATGCTTAAAAAATAATCTTCAAGTGTTGGTCTATCAATAGAGATATGTGAATAGATAATTTTACGATCACCCAAATTTGCCAGAAATGATGCAATGGCATGTTCGTCAAGTTCAATGGTTAAATTATTTGCTTGTACACTATATCTCAGTTGCAATTGATGAACATATTCTATAGCATGTTTTAGATCAGTCACAATGGTTAAATTAACACGGATATTTGATGTTAACTGTGCAAGTTGGTCTGGTGTATTATTAGCAATAATGCTTCCGTTTTTAAGCACAAGCACACGATCACAAAGTTCAGATACTTCGCCCATATTATGTGAAGTAATCAAAACAGATATTTCGCGTTCTTTACGTTGTGCCAAAATAAATTGACGCACTTCATATGCAACATCTGGATCAAGAGAAGCTGTCGGTTCATCAAGTAATACAATTTCTGGATTTGAGATAAAAGCTTTGACAAGCATAACACGTGTTACCTGACCAGCAGAAAGAGATCCAATTTGTCGATCCCGCATATGCCACATTCCAAAAGTTTTTAATAACTTTTCAATCTGATGCATTCGATGTAACTTAGCAATACCATAAATATTCCCTATGATATTAAGATTTTCAATTACTGTTAATCGTTTAGGCAACATATCATATCCACTTGCATAGCCAATTTTTTTGAGCGCAACAATACGATAATCTGCAAAATTAACTCCAAAATAACTAATTAATCCACTACTCGGCGTTAAAGTCCCTAAAAGCATTTGAATCGTCGTTGTTTTTCCTGCACCGTTTGGCCCGAGAAAACCAATAATTTCACCTTTTTTTTAGATTAAAAGAAACCTCATGGACTGCAGTATATGTTGAAGATGTGGTAAATGGCCAACATCCTGAAGAAAACGATTTGGTAAGATTTTTTACAACAAGTACTGACACTATAAATCCTTATATTAAATTTCAATAAATCATACCACTTTTATGTATTTTTTGATTCAAAATTTTCTATAGCTTATAAGGCAAAATTGATTCATGTATGTATTGACATGAGCGATCACATGGAAAAATTAGAAAAAAATATTCAAAAAGATTTTTTAGGACGTTTTCCAATTTTAAAAGATTATGACGCAAAATCTCTGAGAGATGACAAAACGTGGTGGTTGTATGATGTAAAAACTTGGATTATAGGCGGTAGTATTACTTCAATGATGCTTTTATTTTTATGTCTTATGCGTAATAAAATTCCTTATGTACGCCAAATGTTTTCTGTAATTAT comes from the Candidatus Babeliales bacterium genome and includes:
- the dnaB gene encoding replicative DNA helicase; translation: MNKNYQHSAIAPKQPAVETILGKTLPAHGDAERAVLGALLLNDEYISTISEIILPDDFYNSAHKIIYQAIIDLGQKHKRIDIVTLQDELTKKNQLDAIGGIIYLVTLQEDIPSVGLIVQHATIIKEKSILRQLINSAATIITNCYTQDQNSIDAVLDDAEKIIFNISNKRSSNSFIQLDIWLKKTFQHLSDIKSHTKGITGIPSGFLHLDQMTSGFQNSDFIVLAARPSMGKTALAMSMALTAARNGFKTGVFSLEMSAEQLTLRILSAESGIGHHNIRNATITSDEWIDLTNVAAQLAEMKIFIDDTAMLTIMDLRAKARKLKAEGLDILIVDYLQLLHSSKKHENRHQEVSDISRSLKALAKELNIPIIALSQLSRAVDSRMDKRPMLSDLRESGAIEQDADLIMFLYRDVVYNQETENPASAELIIGKQRNGPTGTVHMNFIREITKFEDSTDF
- a CDS encoding crossover junction endodeoxyribonuclease RuvC; translated protein: MVILGIDPGFRYAGFGILKKEGRQALLLDYGHLTMSSSDSLVERVGIFHQFFDEKVKTWGVTVIALETPFLGKNAQNFLKLGYLRGILYLLAHQHKTTLQEFAPCEVKQSVTGFGGATKDQVARVVLQLFPGMEVPKKEDVTDALAVTLCGLWSSN
- a CDS encoding ABC transporter permease; its protein translation is MFSCTSIWAVVLRYMLMLRHDLNFVLGTLYWPLLDIVTWGFLGSWIAQSQAVEFHNYESVALLGILLWQVVGRGCNIICLTFCEELWANNIVNLFSLPLRIGEWMCGIVLFNAIMMFIMSLICMLIVSLLYNISIWYIVSTFLIFLPPLFFSSIWIGFTCLSIVATLGRRAAELGFALAWLLLPFSGAYYPIEILPFWGQIISNYLPMSYIFQGMRKYVIYQQDPTIYLIKGYVLSICYAISAVIFFIYCFNRSKQKGLARLMH
- a CDS encoding ABC transporter ATP-binding protein — encoded protein: MIGFLGPNGAGKTTTIQMLLGTLTPSSGLISYFGVNFADYRIVALKKIGYASGYDMLPKRLTVIENLNIIGNIYGIAKLHRMHQIEKLLKTFGMWHMRDRQIGSLSAGQVTRVMLVKAFISNPEIVLLDEPTASLDPDVAYEVRQFILAQRKEREISVLITSHNMGEVSELCDRVLVLKNGSIIANNTPDQLAQLTSNIRVNLTIVTDLKHAIEYVHQLQLRYSVQANNLTIELDEHAIASFLANLGDRKIIYSHISIDRPTLEDYFLSIAK